The DNA window aaaattttttttattgttccaGGAACATTTGTTGATGACTTCTACTGCTAGCCGCAGGAGGCATACGATAAAATCGACCCTTTTTCTATGGACTGTTAATCCGCCATTTTgttttcgatttaaaaaaaaaaaaatttttgtacatataaaGATAGGTGTATTGAGCTCTCAAAATTCCAAATTGATCCATCCATTCATTAAATcacaaaaaattgttaaatataggCTATGATTTTGGCCTTTTTACTAGGTATAACCCCTTAATGCATTTTTTCAAGctttagaaacaaaaatttatttattacaaccagtatctttaaattttttgtttcaagtatgtcaaaattttttaaaagaagagcatgttaaaactttttcaataaacatacaatttttttttaaagaaaatcacAAAACTCTTAATGAAATTACTTTAGGGACAGAATGCGAGGAATATCTTAATGAATTAATGTTCCAAGGATATACAGATACAGTGACAATTATTCGAGAAAACTGTTTAGCATTTTATGTAACTTGTGCGAGAGAAATTCGTAATAGATTACTATTTGTAATAGATTCCTATTTGTAATagattttgtataaaacatttttgatattttaaatagtttttgaGTTATATCGAAAAAGCACACAGCCCATCTATTTGTAAGGGGTAATTTCACCCTcttaaagtgaaatttagcacaaacaaaaaatagttctGTGTTACAGATGAATTACTCTACATGCACACAAAGTATTAACTTTTTGAATTTCCGGGTTGCCTAACCTTCCTTGTCAGTGTATGGGGCGATGCACGTAATGATAacgaaattacatttatataatgaTAATGTGAAAACTATTAATATAGTCTTGCCGCCGCCGAAAAAAAAGGCGCAAACTTGAATAAGTGTAAGAGCGTGtgtttatgtattattttcagatGAAGAAGACTGTGACATAGAAGACTGGAAAGTagaattaagataaataagaaaaaaagtttattgtaaaaaaaaaaggtgggAATGGTAAAAGAATTTCTTAAAGCTGAGAAGATATGTAAAAGTTTATGTACGTTGCTGGTTATGTTATGAtatgttaaaagatttatgtTTGTAAAGAAGTAAAAGATAGTCAAGTGTACCCCGAAAGGGAAAATAAACATATGTAATACTTACTGCAACACGTGTGATTGTTATCATTATCATTGTCTGGTGGTGTTACGTTTAACTCAATCACACAATTATTtccaatattattattagtattaatattttcaattttattttcgttgtTATTGTCAGacgtttccttttcttctgCATTGTAATTagataattcatttttattttcccatgaattattaaatattttatctgtgTTAAAATTATCTGTATATAACACGTTTTCCACGTCGCTATAattcaaacttttattttgtacattacAATCGTTTTCTTGTACGATTTCTTCAATATGTTtagctaaaaaataaataaaaatgatttaaatacttttgctttaataacaaatattctGTTTTCACAAACATGTGTCTCCGTCAACATCCGCTAATCAACTGACTAACGAAACCgaacttgtaaataaaatcgagaaaatCAATAATCAATCGTTGCTAGGGAAAGAATCGAAACGAGCCTAACAACATAAACCGAATAAATTCATAATGTGAAAAAAGGCGCAAACATACCGCCCGCCTCGTCATAGACGAAAGTGGCTTccttctaaaaaaaatcttttaacatttttctatttatcttTTCTCTGTCCGATAGAAGATCTTTCTTCcttatccttttcttcttcctgaAGAATTGGTATTATTCTTGTGATTGGTCTTTTTAAAACAGTGGTTGATGTCTTTAAAGTGACCACTCTGACTAAACCATCTGCCCCAGGATGAATCTTTAAAATTCTTCCCATTAACCACTTTGCAGGAGGTAAACCTTCTTCTCTGAGAATTACTAGTTGACCTACCCTTATGTTTTCTGATTCCCTAAACCATTTGGTTCGCTCCTGCAAATTGGTCAAGTATTCTTGTAACCAGCGCTTCCAATAATGCGACCTTATTTTTTGCAGAAGCTGATATCGATTCAATCGATTTTCTGGAATGTCAATTAACTTGGCTTCTGGAATCAAAGTGGAAACTCCCCCTGTGAGGAAATGTGCGGGAGTTAACACATCTAAATCTTCTGGATCATTTGACAAAGGACATAACGGCCTTGTGTTCATGCAAGCTTCTATTTGCACTAAAACTGTGCTTAGTTCTTCGAAAGTTAACTTATGATCCCCCAtcacttttattaaatgtcgtttCATAGATTTAATTCCGGCCTCCCATATTCCGCCAAAATGTGGTGTTCTTGGAGGAATAAATTTCCATTCTGTTCCTTGAGAAGCTAATTTCTCCGCTGTTTTCCCTAAAAAACTCGGAAGATTCTTCGAACATCTTCCTAAGCTCGACATCTGCTACCTTGAAATTTGTACCGTTGTCAGAATAAAGATTACGACATATTCCTCGTCGTCCTGCAAAACGTCGATATGCTCCAAGAAAGGCTTCTGTACTTAAATCTCCTACCGCTTCTAAATGAACCGCTTTAGTTGCGAGACAAATGAATAAAGCTATGTATCCTTTATTAGCAGAATGTCCACGTCCAGGATTCCGTCGTATCTGCAAAGGTCCTGCATAATCTACCCCCGAAATTGAGAAAGGACGTTCAAAATTTACTCTGTGGAAAGGTAAATCTCCCATCTGTTGCGTTAAAGATGTTGTTTgaaatcttttacattttgtgCAATTCCGCAACATTTTCTTGATGAGACTGGAGGCTCCTAAAATCCAAACATGAGTACGAAGAGTGCTTAAAGTTAATGTAATTCCTCCATGCCAGCATTCTTGATGTGCAAAATGCACATACATCGAAGATAAATTCGAATGTTTTGGTAAAATGGGtggaaattttgtattaaattgcaaaatactGTGACGGAGTCTGCCTTTCACTCTTCAAATCCCTTCTTTGTCTAAATaaggatttaatttcttaagctGTGACTTCTTTGACACATTATTTTTGACACGTAATGTCTCAAGATCCTGAAAGAAGACCGATCTCTGAGTGCATTTGATCAAAGCTTTCCGTGACCTCACCAACTCAGAGACACTgagaaaatttggaaaattctttcttttatttcgatgACACTTATCGAAAAATCTAAAACAATAAGCAATAACGCGAGTTGCTCTAAGTAACGATGAAAATCGTGTTATAATTTCATCTTCTTCCTGCCCTTGTTCCGTGGCAATagcaaaagaagaaagtatTTGAGAATCAGCATCCGTTAAAACTTGCTTTTCTTCTTGTTTTGACGAAAAATCTTGAAATTGTGATAAACAGAGAGGGCCATGCCACCACAAACTTGATTCACGTAATTCAGAAGAACTCAAACCTCTTGAAGCCATATCAGCTGGGTTCTGTTTGGTAGGAATATATTTCCAAGATGCTTCCGGTAATTGAGTTTGTAGAGTTTGTAAAGAAACTCTATTTGCTATAAATGTTTTCCATTGACTTGGATGCTTCTTTATCCAAGCTAAAGTTACTTGACTGTCAGACCAGGCAATTACATCAAgatctttcaaaaaatttaatttccttacataattaaataaccgaACTAATAAAGCTGCTCCACACAATTCTAATTTTGGAATACTCACAGTTTTTACAGGAGACACTTTTGCTTTAGAAGCGACCAAAgaaacgttaattttcccCTCTTCGGAAACTGTGTGAATATAAATTGCCGCCGCATAAGCTCGAGTTGAAGCATCGCAAAACCCATGCAATTCTGTCTTTGAATTTGAAGAAGTTTCGAACCAACGGTtgatttgtaaattattcaaatcCTGTAAGGAATCTTGAAACCCTTTCCAAAATTGCTGCTTATTAAAATCAAGTTTCTCGTCCCATCCCACTCCTGCAATCCAAAGATCttgaataaaaatctttcCCGCTATTATAACAGGAGAAATCCATTCCAACGGAtcataaagtttaaaaagacAGGAGAGAATATTTCGTTTAGTAAATATGTTGATTGAAATTCCTTGAATTTTTACCGAAAATCCAAACGCATCTAAGAAAGGATTCCATTGTATTCCCAAAGTTTTCACTGTTTCAAAAGTTTCCTTAGAAATTTCAGTATTCGAAACTTCTTGTCTCTTCAAATTCTCCGGCAAAAGTGAATTATGATTTGCCGCCCATTTATCCAACTCTATACCGGCCATTTttaaaagtgaaattaattctttccgTTCCCTTTGTGCCTCGTAAAGACAGTCTGCTCCCCCGAAAATATCGTCGACATATGTCTGTGATCGAAGACATTGTGCCCCCTGAGGAAAACGATGTCCTTCATCAATAACTAATTGTTGAAGAGTTTTAATCGCAAGATATGGAGCACAAGCGGTTCCGTAAGTTACCGTTGTATGACGATATTCCATGGGAGCTTCACTTTCATTTGGTGACCATAAGATTCGCAAAAAATCTCTGTCATCTtgatgaattttaatttgcctaaacatttttataatatctgcGGTGAAAACAAAACGAAATCTTCGCCAATTTAACAAAACAAGAGTTAAATCATTTTGTAAAGGAGGACCAATCATTAATGCTTTGTTGAGACTCTGTTGATGTGCTGTCTGTCTTAAAGCATCAAAAACCACTCTAATTTTCCATCGAGGTACCTCCGTAATTACCGCATGGTGAGGTAAATACCATACTCTAGTACTCTTAATTTCGTCGTGAGGAACCCGCTCCATATGTTTCAATTCTTCATATTCTTTTAGAAATTcctgatattttaaatttaattttgcatccCGAAAAAGTCTCCTTTTCAAAGCTGTTAACGAATGCTGAGCAATTCGACGAATTTCTTCTACGGCGTCTGATGGATCTAATTTGAAAGGGAGTCGCATCACATATCGGCCATCCGAGTCTCGATAATGtgttgttttaaaaaattcctcACATTTCTCTTCCTCCAAATTTAACAAATGCGAATTTTCCTTGAACTCTTCTGATTTCCGAAGCTGTTGCAAAGAATTTCGGAGTTCTTCTTCTGCAGCGCATACCATAGAAATTGCCGAATCTTCAACCAAATTCTCCGCCCGCCGTGCAGGAACTCCAGAGATTATCCATCCAAAAACCGTGTCTTGGGTTATGAGATCTGTTTCCGGCCATCGATGTAAACCTTCCTTAATCAAAGCGCTGTATTCTGAAGCTCCTAAAAGAATATCCACCTTTGCCGGCTTGAAAAAATAAGGATCTGCAAGAGGCttcttaaaattttccaaaatatCCTTTGCCTTTATTTCCTTTGACGGTAACAAACCTGTTAATTTTGGCCAAATCAAAACTTCTATTTCCAGAAAAAATTCCGAATCCTGAAAAGAATGTAAAACTATCGTGGATTTTGAACGAACCGTTCCCGCTTTTAAAGCACCGATACCTGATAACGGAACATGTACACGTGAACGAGTTAAACAAAGCGTCTGTGCTAATGCTTCCGTAATAAAAGATATCTGAGAACCTTGATCTAAAAATGCCCTTGATTTTAAACTAATTTccttattagaaattaaaatctgtgCGGTTGGAAGTAGTACTTCTCCTTTATTTGAATCGATATTTGCGGATAAAATGCTGTCATTTAGTTACAAAGAAACTTCTTCCGCAGTTTCTTTAACAATCTCTGGATGCAAAAGTGTGTGGTGTTGTTTCTTGCAAATATTGCAGCGTCGTGGcgatttacaaaattgcataCGATGATGTCCTAagcaattaaaacaaagtcTTAAACGTCGTACATCATCGCGTCGTTCCTTCAAACTTTTCTTCCCGAAATCAGGGCATGAGCTCACAAAATGTTTCTATGAACATAATGGACATTTCCTTTCGAAATTGTAAGGATGTGGCTTATTTTCAGCATGATATGCCTTCACAAATTTTTCCTTCTGAAACACTTTCTTTGGTTCTTTCTCAAATTTCCTTGTTGCTTTCACAGAGTTTAATCCGTCCCTCCGACAATTAAGCCAACGGACCAAATCTGCCATTTTAGGAAAGACCATGGATTTATCTAATGAATTTCTTGAACCGAAATTGTTTTCATCGAGAGAATTATCACGGAAAGCCAAATGTTCCTCCCAAAGCCTATGAGTTTCGGAATCTAAAATTTGAAGAAGTCGATGACATACCAATGCCTCTAAAAGATCCGTATCTGATTTCGTTATCTTTTTCATTGCCAAAAACGTTAAATTCATCGCTTTGATTCGACTATTAATTTCCTCT is part of the Cardiocondyla obscurior isolate alpha-2009 linkage group LG14, Cobs3.1, whole genome shotgun sequence genome and encodes:
- the LOC139107853 gene encoding uncharacterized protein, with protein sequence MGDHKLTFEELSTVLVQIEACMNTRPLCPLSNDPEDLDVLTPAHFLTGGVSTLIPEAKLIDIPENRLNRYQLLQKIRSHYWKRWLQEYLTNLQERTKWFRESENIRVGQLVILREEGLPPAKWLMGRILKIHPGADGLVRVVTLKTSTTVLKRPITRIIPILQEEEKDKEERSSIGQRKDK
- the LOC139107854 gene encoding uncharacterized protein, encoding MYVHFAHQECWHGGITLTLSTLRTHVWILGASSLIKKMLRNCTKCKRFQTTSLTQQMGDLPFHRVNFERPFSISGVDYAGPLQIRRNPGRGHSANKGYIALFICLATKAVHLEAVGDLSTEAFLGAYRRFAGRRGICRNLYSDNGTNFKVADVELRKMFEESSEFFRENSGEISFSRNRMEIYSSKNTTFWRNMGGRN
- the LOC139107855 gene encoding uncharacterized protein, with protein sequence MAPISIKRLVGQQKRRADALRRILPSLLQTPRTSLSTIQIKNALDDLKGYWTDIYNTDLEISVSERTEEDPYIVENFIQEIEISYRNIRDELYSLLAEIENVAQPSTSSVESVATNVANGGREETSKLPKLLVVKFSGKTEDWDTFSSYFISTIHERENLSDLEKFRYLLASLTDDVKRSIAHLPLKGDNYNIAWKELKDTFDKPRHQLNMLMDKLANLQPIKTLSAEEINSRIKAMNLTFLAMKKITKSDTDLLEALVCHRLLQILDSETHRLWEEHLAFRDNSLDENNFGSRNSLDKSMVFPKMADLVRWLNCRRDGLNSVKATRKFEKEPKKVFQKEKFVKAYHAENKPHPYNFERKCPLCIGALKAGTVRSKSTIVLHSFQDSEFFLEIEVLIWPKLTGLLPSKEIKAKDILENFKKPLADPYFFKPAKVDILLGASEYSALIKEGLHRWPETDLITQDTVFGWIISGVPARRAENLVEDSAISMVCAAEEELRNSLQQLRKSEEFKENSHLLNLEEEKCEEFFKTTHYRDSDGRYVMRLPFKLDPSDAVEEIRRIAQHSLTALKRRLFRDAKLNLKYQEFLKEYEELKHMERVPHDEIKSTRVWYLPHHAVITEVPRWKIRVVFDALRQTAHQQSLNKALMIGPPLQNDLTLVLLNWRRFRFVFTADIIKMFRQIKIHQDDRDFLRILWSPNESEAPMEYRHTTVTYGTACAPYLAIKTLQQLVIDEGHRFPQGAQCLRSQTYVDDIFGGADCLYEAQRERKELISLLKMAGIELDKWAANHNSLLPENLKRQEVSNTEISKETFETVKTLGIQWNPFLDAFGFSVKIQGISINIFTKRNILSCLFKLYDPLEWISPVIIAGKIFIQDLWIAGVGWDEKLDFNKQQFWKGFQDSLQDLNNLQINRWFETSSNSKTELHGFCDASTRAYAAAIYIHTVSEEGKINVSLVASKAKVSPVKTVSIPKLELCGAALLVRLFNYVRKLNFLKDLDVIAWSDSQVTLAWIKKHPSQWKTFIANRVSLQTLQTQLPEASWKYIPTKQNPADMASRGLSSSELRESSLWWHGPLCLSQFQDFSSKQEEKQVLTDADSQILSSFAIATEQGQEEDEIITRFSSLLRATRVIAYCFRFFDKCHRNKRKNFPNFLSVSELVRSRKALIKCTQRSVFFQDLETLRVKNNVSKKSQLKKLNPYLDKEGI